The genomic segment AATATGAGCTCCAGACTCTGAGGCCCAGTTGTGCCCACTAACCTCAAGGACCCTATGGGACCATTTAGTAACCCTCCCTGCCTGGTACTAACCTGATATTCGGGTTTGAAGAAGCCCTCTTGCACCCACCAAGGGTACCAGGCAGCCTCAACATACCAGGGGCTATaagcaggaggcaggggctgggagaCATCTGTGGAAGCAGAGAACTGAACTTTGTTCCTATGCTGCATTTCAGCAGACCAAATGGACaacaaaaatgtaagaaaaggcCTTCAAGTGTCCTAGTTACCTTTCTTTTCACCGTATTCCGTGGGGATTTCATACAACACTATCTCCTTAGGAGTCCAGGCCTTAATTGATTCTGCAAATGGCTGGAAGTGCAAGGGACAGGAGATGCAATTCCCAGTATACCCCAGGCATCTGAAATCGAGCCAGTCTCTTCTCCAGCCCCCTCCCGcgtcttctcaaagaaccaaggACAAGCTGTCTAGCCCCTAACCTTGCTCTTCCGGGCTGTTCCAGCCTCCAGCGCCGCCTGCTTCTCTCGCAGGCGCTTCTGTTTGGCTTCACTGTCCCTCCGGGAAATGGAGGATCCATAAGGCTCTGACTGGGTAGAAAGGGGATGGGACCTGGGGAAGCCCCGTGAGGGCCTCAGCCCGCAAAGTGGTGGTCGAAAAGAGGCCAGAGGCAAATGAAGCATCAGGAGTGCTTGGAAAGAGGCCAAGATCTGTTCCAGATAGAGCACATTAGGAGAATATGGGGATAGGGAAAGGTCACACCCTCTGATGTCACACCCTACACCCTATTCCTCATTCCCTACCTTCTGCTAGCACATGTCTGTTTTTCTGTTatcccctcccacatacccctttcTCCGCAGGGCTAGAGTGCGTGGTGTCGATTGTGACAAAATCTTGGAGTTGAGGACACCAGGGATCATCTGGGGCAGGATTGGAGTCTCTGTCCCTCTACATACGCATCTGCAACGTGGGGTGCCCTCTGACACACGGGAACGTAAAGAACTCCGGAATTCCAGGAGATGATGGACATCAGGGCGCCACAGCCAGCAAGGAGTACCGCTTGGGTCACTGTTATCTCGGCCGCCCCAGCCCCACTCAGCACGCCTTCCTCCCGTCCTACCTCGCGGcaccgccccccgccccccagggcCACGCGAGCGGGCTCACCGGGACAGCCCGCCACGATCCCAGGGCGCCCCGCAGCGGGAAGGGTGGCAGCAGAGGTTGAGAGCTACCCGCGACCTCGACCCCGGAACTAGACCCGCGATCTGCGCAGTTCAAGTAGGCGGAGCCCACCTATGCGCATGTGCGGCAGCTGGCTCGTCCCCTCCCGTCTTCCCTCCAGATCCAATGGCCGCCGACGCCAAAGGAATGTCACCGCGGAGGGGCGTGTCGGGGGCCGTGGGGCTCATTTCCACAGCTTTATTAACAAGTAGAGTCCAGACGTGTAAATAAAGCACCCGTGAGTTCTGAGGCCGCGCCCGCCTCCCCGGGGCCGGTCCCGGTCTCGCACTCAGGAGCTGTGCTTCTGCCGCTTCCAGAAGCGCTTGACGTCGCTGTGCCCGGCCGGGGTCACCACCATGAGCCGCTTGGCCGAGTTCTCGAACACCAGCACGCCCAGCTCCCGCGCGTGGGCCAGCAGCAGCTCAAAGTCCACTTGCGACAGGAACTGGTTATACAGGACGCCTGGGGATCCACAGGCATGAGCAAGGAGGGGAGAGAGGCGAGAACGTGAGGCAGGGTCCCTCGGTGGCACCTGCAGGGCAGTGGTCTGGACTTGTCACCCACCACAATTTAAAAACGAACCCTCTACGCTTGTGTCTGTTCCAGGGCTCATCATAACACTAGTGTGATCCAGCCATATTTAggaaggcaatataacacagTAAGAAAACCCATTAATGCTcaccaaaaccagataaattACTGTGAATTACCCCTCCCAATTTCCCTCTTCTAGCTAAATCTGAATTTCACTGAGTCGAGACAGTTTACTATTACTGATGCACCCCAAAATAGTCTTTACAGCTTTCCTCTGCCAGCCCATGCAgtaagcaaaaaaacaaaactcatgaaTAAGCCTTTTTAGTTCATCAAGACCAAattgtccttcctctgcccaatAACCAAGAAGCAACCACCAGAAGCCACTCACCCTCAGTGAACCGGAGTCTGTCCCTTTCCAGCTCCCACAGCCGAATCTGGTCGGTAATGGCAGGCGGCAGCACAGGCATCTACTAGGCAAGGTACTGTAAGATTCAGGAATACTGCCTGAGACAGCCCCAGCCCTCCACTCATTTCCTAGATTTGGGtaccccttttctcttttccatcaCTTCATCACCAGGTGCCAGGAGCTGTCAGCCTCCAGCAGTTTGGTACCTGTTTGAGCATCACTGGGTGGGCTCTTGTCCTTAGGAAATGGATGATCTAGGAAAACAGACAAGAATGTGCTCAAGCACTCCAGTAAGAAGGCAGGAAAGTTACCTGAGCTGTCACCTAATGTCACTGGAACATCAGcttactatttaaaaattcatagccTCATGCCTGTCGTCAACTCAACCCATCCCTGTTCAGCTGTTGTCCCACATTACTGTTCCCACTGGTCATGTCTGCTATTCCTTCTCTGGACCATTTACCCTTTCTACAAACTGCCCTCTggagtcttgttttgtttttctttctttaaaacaacAACAGCTATTATTTTTTGACCCGTTAACTGCCCTTCAGGCTCTAACCTAAATGCTTTACCTCTCTCATTGAATCCTCCCAACGACCCTGTGAGGCAAaactcattatttccatttttacgacaaggaaactaaggctcagaggaGTGAAACAATTAGGCTGTTTTTGCAGCTCAGAAGTGGTGGCATCAGGACACAAAAACAAAGCTATCCCTCCTCCCTCCATGTTTCCTCCCCTCAAGTGCCTGCCTATTCCCACTGGAGCCTTGACTTTCATGTGCCTGGTCTGTGCTCACAGAAAACTCACCACCACCTGTTCTAACAGACCTGGAGCTAGACTTCTGTAAGGTGACCACTCTCTGTACCCCACAGCCCACGTGCAGCCTGTCTTCCAGCTCCCACCTCTCCCAAGTGGGGATACCTGCTGGGCTGTGATGCCACTGGCGATGGCCTGCTGCACGCTCTCCCGGGTCACCTGTGCCACCACCATGTTAGGGAAGCGATAGAGCATCTCGGAGAAGAGAGCAATGAGGGCGATCTGCAGCTCCGATTCTAACTCAGGGACAGGGACAAGTTGAGGAGGTTACCCCCATACTCAGACTCCCTCAAGACCTTCCTTCATGTGTGATGAGAAATGTCAGAGAACCCTCTAAACTGCCAGGTAAGTATGAACATACACTGGCATTCCCTCCtgtttcctcccctgcccccctcccaTCCCCGACCTGCTTTCCCCAGGCTCTGTCTGGACTCACCTGTGTAGGCATACAGTCGGTAATTGGTTTCCACGACAATGAAGCCCGGCTGATGCACAGTGCCCCCAgccccagaaacgcctgatgagAGATTAATGGCTAGGCGCGTGGGGTAGTAACGCCGAGATTTCctctggaaaagacaaaaggaaaggcaGAGGGCTCTCTCTCAGGTGTCAATGCCAACATCTTCCCACCGGAGACACCGGATCCCTCCCAGTGCCCAGAGCTCAACTCTCGACCTCTCtctccagagggacccaagcatTCAGTCCTAGCAACTGCTTCCTGCTACTGCCTCCCAAGACCTCATTCTTTTCAAAGGCCAAGGCAACAGACCACCCTGTCTCTTCCCTGGAAGCCAGGGATCCGGGTGCTCATACCTTCCTCTGGAAAACAAGCCCAAACTCACGCAGATGTTGCAGGAAGTTCAACAGAGAATCACTCATACCTTCTACAGAGTAATCCTGGGGAAGAAAGGTGGCCAGCTGGGATCCAAAACACATCCCACTTCCCCTTCCCAACCCCACACACTCATTCCCCCTTCTCCCACCACTGCTTTGTGCTTTGTTCATTCTTACCTTTCCCTCTACTGCCCCATAACCTGTTTCTCCTTCCCATCTCTCTACCCTTCAGCTTTCCCACCCAAGGCCCCAGGTCCAGCCCCTGCTTACCTTGCCCAGAGTAGAGAAGCTGAgctggaagaggaaggagagaatctCCACAAGGTCCATGCCCCGACTCTAGGGAGGAATGGGCAGAAACAAAGGGGGAGGAATGGGAGGGAGAAAGTGAGAGGAGAGAGCATCAGGGAACAGAGTCTGCAGGGGCAGCCTCTCAGTGGGCCCTGAGAAGGGCACAGCTTGCCGGCAAGCAGTCCCGGGCTCCTCACCTGGGCTGTCTGCAGATACTGCAACATGAAGTACCAGAGCTGGGCGGGGGTGTCCAGCAACAAGAACTGGAAGCCAGCAGAGGTAATGCAGGGTGGCTCTCCAGGTTCAGTACTTAGAGGGTAGAGAGGACAATGGTAGAGGTACACAGAGAAGGCAACCATCCCCGCTTCTCCTCTCACATCTTCTTGGTTTCTCTCTGGCCATTCTCCTCTCAGCTCTCCTCTTCAGTCAACACTCCCTAATCCTGACTTGTCCTGGACACTCAGCTTAACAGGGACCCATGGAGATGGCAAAGCAGGAAGCTGCTGTACCTCTCTGCCTTCCTCACCTCTTCATGAGCCCAGCCTGGCTGAGGAGCTGAGCCAAGTCCTGGCTGACGGCTGCACTAGGAGAGCCCACCATGAAGTGCAGGACCACctgaggaaaggaagagacagagagacattCCTCTAAGGGCCAGGAGAAAGAGGAGCTAGAGCAAAGACTCACAGAGTCCCAAGTCCTCACCTCCCATCGCTCCTCGGCGTACTTGTCAAGTGAGGGAACATCCCGGGCATGCTTGTCTGGTCCCAGCTGACTTGTGTCATCAGACCAGGCCTTGCCCCTGTGCCAGGATGGGCCAAGAGTAAGGAACCCTGCCTGtgtcccctgcccacccttcttccctctttccaccCTTATTCCCATGGGCCATGAGTGGGAGATACCCCTACACCATGCAGCTACATCTGATCCAACTTATTCCTAATGGAGCTCCTAAAGGTGCAGCCTGCAAAGTTGAATTACTAATAGTTTAATTACTCCCCCCCCAACTAATAGTTGAATTACTAGCTCCCCCGGCCTAATTTAGGAAGAAATGGAAGTGACATACCCACCCAAAAGGGCAATGCGGAGGTTCTGGCGGAAGATGGGGTTAAGGATGAGGCCCTGGAGACCACCAGGGAGCAGCTGGCTGTGCCAGATACGAAGGCCACTCAGCAGCCCTGTACTCTCCTCCTGAGTTCTGAAATAGAAGCAGAGGTGAAGGGGATATCTGGAGAACCAAAAGGAGGAGGCCCATACCACCCTccatttttgccttttctgaacTGGTGATCCTTGTCAGCTGTTTCACAGAGTGAAATCAGTGTCTTCTTAAGGCGCATTCCCTTACTGCAATGCCTACCAGAGACTTGTTACAGACATCACAACTCTCCAAACGGGTAAATACAACATACACAGTTTCCCAGACTTACTTAATTACCAGTTTTGTGGTGTACCCATTAATATTTCCTGGAAGGGTTTGAGAAATCTAGCTGTTGAGAAATTTGTATCTGGAAAATGCAGCAGAGACTCACTTgctgaattccttctttacccACAGGGCTACAGCAGCTTGTGGCAAAGGCTGCTCCAGAAAGAGCATCCGCATCACCCAGTTCTTAGCCAAAGATGGGAGCTCCCTATAAGCGGGGAGAGGTAAATGTTAATGTCAAAAACTGCCTTAGATCTGCAACTCTGCCCTCAACAACCTCTCAAACATCTCATTCCACCCTGTACACCCTGAACAGTCTTGCCCCCCAACAAACTCCATCTGATTTGGCCTGACACACTTTAATCTCCAAGCCCCCAGGGCTAAGTTTCTACCCATAACTTATCCCAGTCTGCAGGCTGCATTACATTTCCTCACCATGGTCCTTCCCCATAAGGGGGTCCTCACCTGAAGACAGCCAGACAGGTGGCAGGGTGCCCATATAATCGGTCCAATACTCCAGGGCTCAGGCCCCCTAGAAATTCCTGCAGATTCCTGCATTGTAGGTGGACTCGGTTCAGTCCACCCTTTGAGGTGGGGCTCTCCATCACCTAAAAGATGCAAGTGTCAGAAACGCCCCCCCAAAATCCATAACAGTGCCACCCCTCAGCTTTTCATTCCAGATCCACTGGCTCCTGCAAcccatttttttctgtggtttccTTTTTCATGTCACTcatctctctttctgtttcttccaaacCTGACCAACCACCCATTCTTTCCTGCCTTCTCACCCGACTTCTGACCTCAGCTCCAGTCTTCTCTCAATTATCAAATGACAGAATTGTACGTTGTCCCATTTTGTACTTCAGTGACTTGCCTCATCTTTACTTAAGCAGTGACAAAGAAACTTATATCAGTCCaaacctctctccctcccacctctcctgATCAGACCAGCCGATAGCTCTCTTTCCCATCTATTTCTTGGTCCTACTTCTCTTGCTGGGCACGGCAATAAACTATCTTTGCCTCTGTGTCTCCCAAATCTAATTCTacctctttcctcttccccctCAAGACCACTTCCCTCCAGTCACCCTGATCCACACGTCCGGTCTCCTGACTTCTCCCCTACATTCCTCCCACTCCACGCCTCTCACTCAACTCTACCTTTGCCACTTTCTTTCCGGCCCCTTTACCACTCTGTCGATCTCCCCTCGTGCACCCTGAGTCTCAAGCCGTCGCTTAATCGGAACTAATGTCTCGCATTGGCTCCCGGGAATAGAGGTAAGGatgatgaaaaagaaacagatagGGACAGCGACCAAGGATTTCACAGACATGAATCCGGATGAAAAGCGTGGAAAAACAGGATAATAGGAGATGCACTCGTCCGCCGCGGGGCATATGGGAATCGTAGTCTTCTCCTTGCCCGCCCCGGAGAAGGCTGACGCACGTCTGACTTCAACTCCCAAAAGGCACCGCGGGGGCGGCGGGAAATACGCGAAGGGCGTGGCTGACCTCGAATGCAGAGAGCCCGGGACACAAGAGGCCAGGCCACTTGGTTCCGCGCCACTCTCCACCCGCGCAGCAACGGCACATTGAGCCGATCTGCTCTAGAGGCGGGACCCCGGAAGTAGAAGTGCTCCGAGGGCTTCCTGGTGGAGGCGGCTCGGTTGTGAGTCGCTTATGTTCAGAGACGCACAAAACGGTTCTTCAAGCTCACTTGTTCCTGTTAAAACTGGACTAATGCATTCTGCAGAGCATTTTCTCGAGTTAGGAGTTAACTCGATCCAATGCGCCTTACTTGGCCCGTGAGGACTCATAAATTTTAATTGCTGTGTCCACTATGCTTCCACTTTGCATTTAATTAGAAGATCCTAATAAagacaatatttaaaagaaaccaATTGGTCTGATTTGATTTATGAAGCTACTGCAAGGAAAAGGAAGGGGACGACTTTAGCCAAGGCCAGAGATACACGTTTCCCCAAGTTTCTGTAAGGCAAGTTTATTATCACCACTTTACAGATTATTCAGTGAGATTAAGAAATTTGCCCATCACCAGACACTAGAAAGTGCCAAAACTGGGATATGAAGTACATTTTCGAGGGGCCAGGAAATGGTATGAACTATGCAAGACTTTGTTAGACTTTGTAAGTCACCCATGcttgttttattgttcttttttgagtgtttttagcCATCAGTGTCTAAAATCCTCCAATGAGAATAACATGAAACGGACAGAGTTTCTTTATAGCAAACGTGAAGTAAAGTTAAAAGAAATTAGTTTAGGAAGAAAAATTGGATAAAATAGACAATATACAAAGCAATAAGGTAAAGAAGCAACGCAATAGAAAGATTGTCTGAAGAAATAACAgaccatggaagaaacacaaTACTCTATAACCAAATGAAAAAACTCTCAACCTCACTAGTAATTAAGGAAAGACAGTTGAAACACAATATCTGATTAGCAAAAAAATAATCAGGATTGACAACCTCAGTGATGGCTACAGTGTAGGagcatacatatgtatttttggtgAAGGTTGGCATAGGCCTTTTCAAGGGCAGTTTGGCAGAATGTACCAATGATTATAATGTGACTACCATTTTAGGTAGCAAATCCACTTTAGGAAGCTATCATACGGAAATTCTCCCACATAAGTGTACAGATATACATGCCAAGATGTTTATCCAAG from the Manis javanica isolate MJ-LG chromosome 16, MJ_LKY, whole genome shotgun sequence genome contains:
- the GTF2H4 gene encoding general transcription factor IIH subunit 4 isoform X1: MESPTSKGGLNRVHLQCRNLQEFLGGLSPGVLDRLYGHPATCLAVFRELPSLAKNWVMRMLFLEQPLPQAAVALWVKKEFSKTQEESTGLLSGLRIWHSQLLPGGLQGLILNPIFRQNLRIALLGGGKAWSDDTSQLGPDKHARDVPSLDKYAEERWEVVLHFMVGSPSAAVSQDLAQLLSQAGLMKSTEPGEPPCITSAGFQFLLLDTPAQLWYFMLQYLQTAQSRGMDLVEILSFLFQLSFSTLGKDYSVEGMSDSLLNFLQHLREFGLVFQRKRKSRRYYPTRLAINLSSGVSGAGGTVHQPGFIVVETNYRLYAYTESELQIALIALFSEMLYRFPNMVVAQVTRESVQQAIASGITAQQIIHFLRTRAHPVMLKQMPVLPPAITDQIRLWELERDRLRFTEGVLYNQFLSQVDFELLLAHARELGVLVFENSAKRLMVVTPAGHSDVKRFWKRQKHSS
- the GTF2H4 gene encoding general transcription factor IIH subunit 4 isoform X2, encoding MESPTSKGGLNRVHLQCRNLQEFLGGLSPGVLDRLYGHPATCLAVFRELPSLAKNWVMRMLFLEQPLPQAAVALWVKKEFSKTQEESTGLLSGLRIWHSQLLPGGLQGLILNPIFRQNLRIALLGGGKAWSDDTSQLGPDKHARDVPSLDKYAEERWEVVLHFMVGSPSAAVSQDLAQLLSQAGLMKSTEPGEPPCITSAGFQFLLLDTPAQLWYFMLQYLQTAQSRGMDLVEILSFLFQLSFSTLGKDYSVEGMSDSLLNFLQHLREFGLVFQRKRKSRRYYPTRLAINLSSGVSGAGGTVHQPGFIVVETNYRLYAYTESELQIALIALFSEMLYRFPNMVVAQVTRESVQQAIASGITAQQIIHFLRTRAHPVMLKQVPNCWRLTAPGTW